One region of Archocentrus centrarchus isolate MPI-CPG fArcCen1 chromosome 6, fArcCen1, whole genome shotgun sequence genomic DNA includes:
- the tcp11l1 gene encoding T-complex protein 11-like protein 1 — protein MPKEADHLEDGGDKESKEEQRQEAPGESVRKRVRANTPSPHRGNTPQASPPRFVSVEELMETAKGVTNMALAHEIMVNQAFQIKPTELPEGSLERRVKEIMHKAFWDCLEAQLKEDPPSYGHAIKLLAEIKETLVSFLLPGHGRLRSQIEEVLDLPLIQQQAENGALDIGRLSQFIVWMMGSLCAPSRDEDIQKLKQITEIVPLLKAIFSVLDLMKVDMANFALSSIRPHLMQQSVEYERNKFQEFLEKQPNALDFTEKWLEDTVKCLKDSTAAAAAGGATSDCSSLHPLSVHNHAYLRLLRWDHTSDPFPETVLMDQVRFQEMQQEVERLVLLSSVLLIVYTTTGEAISGLPGLMETLKNTVNILLADMHSPSFSAQEALATIGEKLCVELSQCLSQHGYSPFSADRTSTLRGQISATVQPDNTVRMLMETRVHSYLLASLESSQHKTPPPLPGGLVPVSKELKELTVRFSRLVNFNKLVFSPFYQKTLQKILTSGESSSTAT, from the exons ATGCCAAAGGAGGCAGATCACCTTGAGGATGGAGGAGACAAGGAGTCGAAGGAGGAGCAGAGACAGGAGGCTCCTGGGGAGTCGGTTAGGAAGAGGGTCCGGGCAAACACTCCGAGTCCTCACAGAGGCAACACTCCACAAG CCAGCCCACCCAGGTTTGTCTCTGTGGAGGAGCTGATGGAGACGGCTAAAGGAGTCACCAACATGGCTTTGGCTCATGAAATAATGGTCAACCAGGCTTTTCAAATCAAGCCCACAGAGCTTCCTGAAGGAAG TTTGGAGCGCAGGGTGAAGGAGATCATGCACAAAGCATTCTGGGATTGTTTGGAAGCTCAGCTGAAGGAGGATCCACCGTCGTACGGCCACGCCATCAAACTTCTGGCTGAGATCAAAGAG ACACTGGTATCTTTCTTGCTACCAGGCCACGGTCGTCTGCGCTCTCAGATTGAAGAGGTTCTGGACTTGCCTCTGATCCAGCAGCAAGCTGAGAACGGAGCTCTTGACATTGGTCGGCTGTCCCAGTTCATCGTGTGGATGATGGGCTCGCTCTGCGCCCCCAGCAGAGACGAGGACATACAGAAGCTGAAGCAGATCACCGAAATTGTGCCTCTGCTCAA GGCCATATTTTCTGTGCTGGACCTGATGAAGGTAGACATGGCTAACTTTGCCCTGAGCAGCATCAGGCCTCATCTGATGCAACAGTCTGTTGAGTACGAGAGGAACAAGTTCCAGGAGTTTCTGGAAAAACAACCTA atgccTTAGACTTCACTGAGAAATGGCTCGAGGACACAGTGAAATGCCTGAAAGactcaacagcagcagcagcagcaggtggtgCTACATCTGACTGTTCTTCACTCCATCCCCTCAGTGTCCATAATCATGCCTACCTTCGCCTGCTCAGGTGGGACCATACCTCAGACCCATTCCCGGAG ACGGTGTTGATGGATCAGGTTCGGTTTCAGGAGATGCAGCAGGAGGTTGAGCGGTTGGTTCTTCTCTCCTCCGTGCTGCTCATTGTCTACACTACAACTGGGGAGGCCATCTCAGGCCTCCCAGGACTGATGGAGACCCTTAAAAACACTGTCAACATATTACTTGCAGACATGCACTCACC TTCATTTAGTGCACAGGAGGCCTTAGCGACCATTGGGGAGAAACTGTGTGTTGAGCTGAGTCAGTGTCTAAGCCAGCATGGCTACTCTCCATTCTCAGCTGACCGAACGAGCACCCTGAGGGGGCAAATCTCTGCCACCGTCCAACCAGACAACACAGTCCGCATGCTGATGG AAACTCGGGTTCATAGCTACCTTCTGGCTTCTCTGGAGTCCAGCCAGCATAAgacccctcctcctctccccggAGGTTTGGTTCCAGTCAGCAAGGAGCTGAAAGAGCTCACCGTCCGCTTCAGTCGCCTCGTCAACTTCAACAAGCTGGTCTTCTCCCCGTTCTACCAAAAGACCCTCCAGAAAATACTGACGTCAGGGGAGAGTTCCAGCACAGCCACATAA